One Gossypium raimondii isolate GPD5lz chromosome 3, ASM2569854v1, whole genome shotgun sequence genomic window carries:
- the LOC105796113 gene encoding probable calcium-binding protein CML44 — MLSSSSSSYLQEALICKASRFDVNGDHILFGGKMSPLSKTDLQRVFEKLDKNGDGFVSLEELNWLLQRIGSVQFSLEELEPLVGKPCLNLDEFLFFYESISNPPAHGGDEEEEEEEELVIHGGGEEEDSDLAKAFKVFDLNGDGFISCEELEYVLERLGLWDEKSGKDCRSMIWYYDTNSDGMVDFQEFKNMMLHSSS; from the coding sequence ATGTtgtcttcatcatcatcatcgtaTCTGCAAGAAGCCTTAATTTGTAAAGCTTCAAGGTTTGATGTTAATGGTGATCATATCCTCTTTGGTGGTAAAATGTCCCCCCTTAGTAAGACCGACTTGCAACGCGTATTCGAGAAGCTCGACAAGAATGGAGATGGCTTCGTTAGTCTGGAGGAGCTGAATTGGTTGCTCCAGAGAATCGGGTCTGTCCAATTCAGCCTTGAAGAATTGGAGCCCTTAGTGGGAAAACCATGTTTGAACTTGGATGAATTCTTGTTCTTTTATGAATCCATCTCGAACCCACCGGCACATGGTGGTGacgaagaggaggaggaggaggaggaattGGTCATTCACGGCGGCGGTGAAGAAGAAGACAGTGACCTTGCGAAGGCTTTCAAAGTGTTTGACTTGAATGGGGATGGGTTTATTTCATGTGAGGAGCTTGAATACGTGCTGGAAAGACTGGGTTTGTGGGATGAAAAGAGTGGAAAAGACTGCAGGAGCATGATTTGGTATTACGACACCAATTCAGACGGCATGGTTGATTTTCAAGAATTCAAAAACATGATGTTACATTCTAGTTCTTGA
- the LOC105797142 gene encoding uncharacterized protein LOC105797142 isoform X2: MGKVKNVKCYNGGSEMLEDLRFDNLLAEARSESFRVRNIKEINKQFSEIDMEDIDSDYGMFWSSLIDYISVLAHKSDVQPSKKIKRDGKIDESLEKLLGSLDKFEKYPEFIFGTYHTNRHRKYDESCEQPSKEITCDSLVDESLKEFLGSLDKIPEFIHGTYNTNLNRKYYRSCSDLNILTLDDTCEGSYAPFVPSTSLAKEECKDAIRTPSQPQFREKVMALLRTPYDQKAFDNLWREVTYRKPMQGAGNICHRLIKNHSTKTKEKSLLDLHQEVKMKIDEYRSDRRKLLCLLRGFFFWLEKLLWGLLFLF, encoded by the exons ATGGGGAAAGTGAagaatgttaaatgttataatGGAGGTTCTGAAATGTTGGAGGATTTAAGGTTTGATAATCTGTTAGCGGAAGCAAGAAGCGAAAGTTTTAGAGTTAGAAATATAAAGGAAATCAACAAACAATTTAGTGAAATTGACATGGAAGATATTGATTCAGATTATGGAATGTTTTGGAGTTCTCTTATTGATTATATTTCTGTACTTGCTCATAAATCTGATGTACAACCTTCTAAGAAGATCAAACGTGATGGTAAAATAGATGAAAGCTTGGAAAAGCTTCTAGGTTCTCTGGATAAGTTCGAAAAGTATCCGGAATTTATCTTTGGAACTTACCACACAAATAGGCATAGGAAGTATGATGAAAGTTGTGAGCAACCTTCCAAGGAGATAACTTGTGATAGTCTGGTAGATGAAAGCTTGAAAGAGTTTCTAGGTTCTTTGGATAAGATCCCGGAATTCATCCATGGAACTTACAATACAAATTTGAATCGGAAGTATTACAGAAGTTGTTCTGATTTGAATATCCTCACATTGGATGATACTTGTGAAGGGAGTTATGCACCATTTGTACCATCAACATCATTG GCTAAAGAAGAGTGTAAGGATGCCATTAGGACTCCTAGCCAGCCTCAGTTTAGGGAGAAGGTTATGGCTCTCCTTAGAACTCCTTATGACCAAAAGGCGTTTGATAATCTTTGGCGGGAAGTAACTTACCGTAAACCAATGCAAGGTGCTGGAAATATATGCCACAGACTAATCAAGAACCATTCAaccaaaactaaagaaaaatcaCTCCTTGATTTGCACCAAG AAGTAAAGatgaaaattgatgaatataGGTCAGACCGCCGCAAACTTTTATGTCTCTTACGtggatttttcttttggttgGAG AAACTACTGTGGgggcttttatttttattttga
- the LOC105797142 gene encoding uncharacterized protein LOC105797142 isoform X1, whose product MGKVKNVKCYNGGSEMLEDLRFDNLLAEARSESFRVRNIKEINKQFSEIDMEDIDSDYGMFWSSLIDYISVLAHKSDVQPSKKIKRDGKIDESLEKLLGSLDKFEKYPEFIFGTYHTNRHRKYDESCEQPSKEITCDSLVDESLKEFLGSLDKIPEFIHGTYNTNLNRKYYRSCSDLNILTLDDTCEGSYAPFVPSTSLAKEECKDAIRTPSQPQFREKVMALLRTPYDQKAFDNLWREVTYRKPMQGAGNICHRLIKNHSTKTKEKSLLDLHQEVKMKIDEYRSDRRKLLCLLRGFFFWLEKLPSYEDAFPPWLDTLYLNALG is encoded by the exons ATGGGGAAAGTGAagaatgttaaatgttataatGGAGGTTCTGAAATGTTGGAGGATTTAAGGTTTGATAATCTGTTAGCGGAAGCAAGAAGCGAAAGTTTTAGAGTTAGAAATATAAAGGAAATCAACAAACAATTTAGTGAAATTGACATGGAAGATATTGATTCAGATTATGGAATGTTTTGGAGTTCTCTTATTGATTATATTTCTGTACTTGCTCATAAATCTGATGTACAACCTTCTAAGAAGATCAAACGTGATGGTAAAATAGATGAAAGCTTGGAAAAGCTTCTAGGTTCTCTGGATAAGTTCGAAAAGTATCCGGAATTTATCTTTGGAACTTACCACACAAATAGGCATAGGAAGTATGATGAAAGTTGTGAGCAACCTTCCAAGGAGATAACTTGTGATAGTCTGGTAGATGAAAGCTTGAAAGAGTTTCTAGGTTCTTTGGATAAGATCCCGGAATTCATCCATGGAACTTACAATACAAATTTGAATCGGAAGTATTACAGAAGTTGTTCTGATTTGAATATCCTCACATTGGATGATACTTGTGAAGGGAGTTATGCACCATTTGTACCATCAACATCATTG GCTAAAGAAGAGTGTAAGGATGCCATTAGGACTCCTAGCCAGCCTCAGTTTAGGGAGAAGGTTATGGCTCTCCTTAGAACTCCTTATGACCAAAAGGCGTTTGATAATCTTTGGCGGGAAGTAACTTACCGTAAACCAATGCAAGGTGCTGGAAATATATGCCACAGACTAATCAAGAACCATTCAaccaaaactaaagaaaaatcaCTCCTTGATTTGCACCAAG AAGTAAAGatgaaaattgatgaatataGGTCAGACCGCCGCAAACTTTTATGTCTCTTACGtggatttttcttttggttgGAG AAACTGCCTAGTTATGAAGATGCATTTCCACCATGGTTGGACACCTTGTATTTGAATGCCTTGGGATGA
- the LOC105797143 gene encoding uncharacterized protein LOC105797143 isoform X1, with the protein MDQDNEIDMEDSEYGQFFNNLEQFGFHPDGNDDGDDDDDVVAAAAVAADGGGGGDDDNDGDGEEEELKKNPEYNCFLENLKLDENGESYTVQIPISSDISLVLKYEGKEEESFENVDRQTNSKSNLKREKAKVSDILGGFSRKARPDTVKRPLEIRDERSKKKLRNSPGQERQSGDNENKLEEEVEADPVACKSSGEPSKMMNYAIKDEQCTQFLVSLDKSGTKTEPSYEKGLQSTHQKNGGSCPDVEVFTLDNMPLCKGDYTPFVPSKCYQSLAGEECGDGIRSSSPSQFREQLMDLLKTPYNREEFQNLWRDVTQRKPVQGVKDLRHGRMKSYSTKTVGKSYLDWYRDLRTTVDEFRPDTRKVLCLLRGFFFWLKNTAHEGAFKPWTDRSYLKALTDQRNI; encoded by the exons ATGGATCAGGATAACGAAATTGACATGGAAGATTCTGAGTATGGacaattttttaacaatcttgAGCAGTTCGGTTTTCATCCTGATGGcaatgatgatggtgatgatgatgatgatgttgttgctgctgctgctgttgctgctgatggtggtggtggtggtgacgATGACAACGATGGCGATGGTGAGGAAGAAGAGCTGAAGAAGAATCctgaatataattgttttttggAGAATTTAAAACTGGATGAGAATGGGGAATCATACACGGTCCAAATTCCAATTAGTTCTGATATCTCACTTGTACTTAAGTATGAGGGAAAGGAAGAAGAGTCCTTTGAGAATGTGGATAGGCAGACAAATTCCAAGAGTAatttgaaaagagaaaaggcTAAGGTTTCTGACATTTTGGGTGGTTTTTCAAGGAAAGCAAGGCCTGATACTGTGAAGAGACCTTTGGAGATCAGAGATGAAAGGAgtaagaaaaaattaagaaattctCCTGGCCAGGAAAGACAAAGTGGAGATAATGAAAACAAACTAGAAGAGGAAGTTGAGGCTGATCCAGTTGCTTGTAAATCAAGTGGAGAACCATCGAAGATGATGAATTATGCTATTAAAGATGAACAGTGCACTCAGTTTCTGGTTTCACTTGATAAGTCTGGCACCAAAACTGAACCGAGCTATGAAAAGGGTCTTCAAAGTACACATCAGAAAAATGGTGGAAGTTGTCCTGATGTAGAAGTATTTACATTGGATAATATGCCTTTATGCAAAGGAGATTATACACCATTTGTGCCATCAAAATGCTATCAAtcattg GCTGGTGAAGAGTGTGGGGATGGCATCAGAAGTTCTAGTCCGTCTCAGTTCAGGGAGCAGCTTATGGATCTTCTTAAAACTCCCTATAACCGAGAGGAGTTTCAAAATCTTTGGCGAGATGTAACTCAAAGAAAACCAGTGCAGGGTGTTAAAGACTTGCGCCATGGAAGAATGAAATCATATTCAACCAAAACCGTTGGAAAATCGTACCTTGATTGGTACAGAG ATCTAAGAACAACAGTTGATGAATTCAGGCCTGATACACGTAAAGTTTTATGTCTCTTACGtggatttttcttttggttgAAG AATACGGCTCATGAAGGTGCATTTAAACCATGGACGGACCGGTCGTATTTGAAAGCTTTGACTGACCAGAGAAATATCTGA
- the LOC105797143 gene encoding uncharacterized protein LOC105797143 isoform X2, which yields MDQDNEIDMEDSEYGQFFNNLEQFGFHPDGNDDGDDDDDVVAAAAVAADGGGGGDDDNDGDGEEEELKKNPEYNCFLENLKLDENGESYTVQIPISSDISLVLKYEGKEEESFENVDRQTNSKSNLKREKAKVSDILGGFSRKARPDTVKRPLEIRDERSKKKLRNSPGQERQSGDNENKLEEEVEADPVACKSSGEPSKMMNYAIKDEQCTQFLVSLDKSGTKTEPSYEKGLQSTHQKNGGSCPDVEVFTLDNMPLCKGDYTPFVPSKCYQSLAGEECGDGIRSSSPSQFREQLMDLLKTPYNREEFQNLWRDVTQRKPVQGVKDLRHGRMKSYSTKTVGKSYLDWYRDLRTTVDEFRPDTRKSIGFCVTDQPILKNTAHEGAFKPWTDRSYLKALTDQRNI from the exons ATGGATCAGGATAACGAAATTGACATGGAAGATTCTGAGTATGGacaattttttaacaatcttgAGCAGTTCGGTTTTCATCCTGATGGcaatgatgatggtgatgatgatgatgatgttgttgctgctgctgctgttgctgctgatggtggtggtggtggtgacgATGACAACGATGGCGATGGTGAGGAAGAAGAGCTGAAGAAGAATCctgaatataattgttttttggAGAATTTAAAACTGGATGAGAATGGGGAATCATACACGGTCCAAATTCCAATTAGTTCTGATATCTCACTTGTACTTAAGTATGAGGGAAAGGAAGAAGAGTCCTTTGAGAATGTGGATAGGCAGACAAATTCCAAGAGTAatttgaaaagagaaaaggcTAAGGTTTCTGACATTTTGGGTGGTTTTTCAAGGAAAGCAAGGCCTGATACTGTGAAGAGACCTTTGGAGATCAGAGATGAAAGGAgtaagaaaaaattaagaaattctCCTGGCCAGGAAAGACAAAGTGGAGATAATGAAAACAAACTAGAAGAGGAAGTTGAGGCTGATCCAGTTGCTTGTAAATCAAGTGGAGAACCATCGAAGATGATGAATTATGCTATTAAAGATGAACAGTGCACTCAGTTTCTGGTTTCACTTGATAAGTCTGGCACCAAAACTGAACCGAGCTATGAAAAGGGTCTTCAAAGTACACATCAGAAAAATGGTGGAAGTTGTCCTGATGTAGAAGTATTTACATTGGATAATATGCCTTTATGCAAAGGAGATTATACACCATTTGTGCCATCAAAATGCTATCAAtcattg GCTGGTGAAGAGTGTGGGGATGGCATCAGAAGTTCTAGTCCGTCTCAGTTCAGGGAGCAGCTTATGGATCTTCTTAAAACTCCCTATAACCGAGAGGAGTTTCAAAATCTTTGGCGAGATGTAACTCAAAGAAAACCAGTGCAGGGTGTTAAAGACTTGCGCCATGGAAGAATGAAATCATATTCAACCAAAACCGTTGGAAAATCGTACCTTGATTGGTACAGAG ATCTAAGAACAACAGTTGATGAATTCAGGCCTGATACAC GGAAAAGCATCGGCTTTTGTGTTACCGATCAACCCATTTTAAAG AATACGGCTCATGAAGGTGCATTTAAACCATGGACGGACCGGTCGTATTTGAAAGCTTTGACTGACCAGAGAAATATCTGA